A region of the Vigna unguiculata cultivar IT97K-499-35 chromosome 9, ASM411807v1, whole genome shotgun sequence genome:
CTGAGGATAGTGCTTGGTATCTTGAGGGAGAAACAACTGTTTGCCAAGTTGTCAAAGTGCGACTTCTGGTTGAGGGAGGTGCAGTTCTTGGGGCACGTGATATCAGCTCAGGGTATAGCTGTGGATCCAGCTAAGGTAGAGGCCGTGATACAGTGGGAATGTCCCAAATCAGTGACGGAGATTCGGAGCTTCGTGGGTTTGgctggctactataggagatttatAGAAGGGTTCTCCAAAATAGTGGCACCCTTGACACAGCTAACCAGGAAGGACCAACCGTTTGCATGGACGGATAGGTGTGAGGAGAGCTTCAGGGAGCTTAAGCAGAGGCTGACGAGTGCTCCAGTGTTGGTCATTTCGGATgtgagtaaaccctttgaggtttactgtgatgcctctcatcagggtcttgggtgtgtcttgatgcaagagagGAAGGTGGTGGCCTATGCTTCAAGACAGCTGAAagttcatgagaagaactatccTACTCATGATCTCGAGTTAGCCGTAGTGGTCTTTGCTTTAAAAATTTGGAGGCACTACCTGTATGGTGCGCAGTTCCGTGTGTTTAGTGACCACAAGAGTTTGAAGTACCTCTTTGATCAGAAAGAGTAaaatatgaggcagaggcggtGGATAGAGTTTTTAAAGGACTACAACTTCGAGCTTCTCTATCATCCAGGGAAAgcgaatgtggtggcagacgcattgagtaggaagacagtgCATGTGGCACACTTGATGATGAAAGAGTTAGAGTTGCTTGAGAGTTTCAGAGACATGAAGCTACAGTTTGAGTTGGAGCCGAaattcattaggtgtagtaccttggttatatctagtgacttcctgGGCTTAATCAGGGAGAGGCAAGCAAGGGATGTTAGTCTACAGAAGGTAAAAGAACTACTGGGATCAGATCAGGCTAAGGAGTTTGCCTTGGGCAGTGATGGTGTGTTGAGATTCAGAGGCAGGGTTTGTGTACCAGAAGATGCTGAGTTGAGGAcgttgatccttgaggagggacacaagagtcgccttagtctgcaccctggcatgactaagatgtaccaagacctcaaggagaaCTTTTAGTGGCAAGGCATGAAGAAAGAGGTCGCACAGTTTGTATCCGCTTGCTTGACTTGTCAGAAGGCTATGGTGGAGCATCAGAAACCTGGTGGAATGCTTCAGCCCTTGGATATTCTAGTGTGGAAGTGGGACAACATAGCTATGAATTTTGTTACCCACTTGCCTCGCACTGTGAGAGGGcatgatgctatatgggtgGTGGTGGATCGGCTaaccaagagtgctcactttttggcAGTGAATCTCAGAATGTCTATGACCAAGTTGGCCCAGCTCTACATCCGTgagatagtgagacttcatggagtgCCTAGTAGCATAGTGTCTGACAGAGACCCCCGGTTCACTTCCAGGTTCTGGCAGGCACTACAGGAGGCTATGGGTAGCaggttgaggatgagttctgcttatcatcctcagacggatggcCAGTCGGAGAGGGTGATTCAGTCTTTAGAAGACTTGTTGAGGACCTGTATCTTGGACCACCTTGGCAGTTGGGATGAGGTGCTACCGCTAGTGGAGTTTACCTACAATAATAGTTACCAGGCGAGTATAGGGATGGCGCCTTATGAGGCTTTGTATGGGAGGAGATGTAGGACTCCCTTGTGTTGGTACCAGGATGGTGAGTCGATTTTGGTGGGACCTGAGTTGTTGCAACAAACTACAAAGAAGGTGCAGTTAGTGAGGGATAGGTTGCAAGCATCTCAGAGTCGGCAGAAGGCATATGCAGATCGGAGGAGAAGACCCCTAGAGTTTGAGGCTGGAGAGCATCTGTTCTTGAGAGTGACCCGAACCACTAGTGTGGGGAGGGctatccgctcaaggaagctgtCTCCTAGGTTCTTGGGTCCGTATCAGATCGTGAGGAGGATAGGGTCcgtggcttatgagattgcaTTACCACCCCAGTTGGCTAATCTACACCCAGTCTTCCATGTCTCACAACTACGGAAGTATGTTTTTGACccatcacatgtgttggaggcGGAGGATGTGGAAGTCAGGGAGGATTTTAATTAACTGATTGAATTGGttgtttttggattttaatGCATAAATTCACTTGTTTCTTTTCTCTAAATGATTCaaacttaatatatttatatgatcCAATGATTTTGAGTTCTAATTGTTCATACATCATTGGAATTtatgtttgatatatttttatttcaaaatatacattGTAGATGAAAGCCTACAACCTAATGAGTAACatctatttattaaaaaaaaggttcaCAAAGGTTTCTAAAGTAAATAAAGAGAGCAATCAATGTAAACCCCTTTTTACAGTTATAATtctttgggcctggccttttcgtaggcccaaggccagcccaACTGTAGGACCCCTCATACCCCTTTTAGTTCATTCAGTATGCTCTTGTCTCCTTTTTCAGAAAACAGTTTCCTCCCCTCTCTTGTCTTCTGCtaggagctctgctagggcacgaTCTTCATCCACTTTCGAGCTAACGAAACCCATCTAGTGCCTTCTGGTAAGTTGAACTTCAGAGTCCTTTGGTCTATTCCCTCTTCTTTTTGCTGTTTGAGTGTGTTGGTTGGGTAGGGTTCCAAGTAATTACCTCGTATTGTCCTGGTTTTCACAGTTCACTATTCGAGTTCTTGGAGCTGTAGTACCTCTTGGTTCAGATCGGTTTGCTTTTGGTGCTCAAtatagaggtaagggaagctagactcATCGGTCCTAAGTTACTTTTGGCTGTTTTTGGTcgattttatgtttatatgcgTGCATAGTATGTTTTATTGGATGAAATGGAGTTGCATGTGTATTTGGGCGTTGAGCTGAGTTGTTTCCGCCACTGCATGTGGGCTGACAGTGGTGAGATCtgttattctcgcccaagcgagctcgtctcgcctaggcgagagtatcagAATGATCATCCTGGTTCTGCCACGAGCACTCGCCTAGGCGGCCCAGTTTTCGTTTTGAGCGACGcatagtctcgctcaggcgagaaggtcttgcctgagcgagaattcgtgaAGCCTCCACTGTCGtgcttctcgcctgggcgagaatccGCTATTTCAGTAAGGCCagcttctcgcctgagcgagtttgCGAATGTGTGCTATGTTTTCTTGACTGTTTGGATGATTTGTTGCATGTATTGTTTAGATTATTCCTCCTAAATATGATGTACGTGAATATGCTTGGGTGTTTGGACTTTATGAACGAAATTGGCATGCTTGGTATGAGATTGATCATGGGTTTGTGGTTTCGTGATGTTTTAACATGAAAATTGGATGAATGACCAAAAAGAGGTGGGAAttgtatgagaaacatgattcTGATTGTGAGTTAGGCGTAATTCCAtaagtctcgtggggagacttcatggtggcgtgtagtgtatatattaagataaggattcaagtaaggaccgcatcccgaaactctaaagagtcagtgagtctcaagtagagcaaactgacccaagtggtgagagtagcgggaggccctagtctatggcaggataatggccctagacgtttaaaggctaaccttgtgcgtggtagggtgaaacccattggtaatggctctgcagagcagtagaggccaccacaagtgcaagcgtccagtgaatccgatcttagtatatttatccggataattgagtcatagtgtcctgcttGTTTGCTATAACTTGATGTTATGTGCCTGTTGTGTTGCATGTTAAGGAATATTTAAGTACTTGTCCTTGGTATCAtgataagattaaattatactagcttacccttgcattttctgtttgtgttcctgttgtgttttctcttttgcgatgatcacccttggtgggagcagatggaggaAATTCTGGGAGTAGGCCCGGTGGTAGCAGTGGTGCAGCTTAGGGGATCTGTCTGTGTGATTCTCAGGATCAGTCTATGGCCCTAAGTGCCTTTTTGTAATCTCATGCTCTAGAGGAGCATCGCCTTTTGTAAAACTGTTAACTTTCTCTTAGGTTGTTTATGGCATGGTGGTATGCCTAAATTTGTTTTCACAATATACTTCTGGATGACTGTAACAGTTGCCTTTTCTACGTTTATGTTCCTCTCAGTGCTTTTCGTTACTAtaattttgtgatgttttatttaataatttaatctattGAGAATGGGTTGTCAcattttatggtatcagagccttccTTCCTAAGTGTCTGTGGGCTATGTGGTTGTTTAGCTTTCGTTGTGTCTTTCTTGTCGTGTTTAGATGAGTTTCCAATCTAACCGAGTTCTGATGGTTCTTGTTGTGTGTCCAGTGTTATGGCACCCCCGCGTATCGCTCCTCCTCCACCCCCTCAGGGCGATGGGCAAGATCTGGCTAGGGCGATCGAGGCAATGACTGCGGCTCTGACTCAGCAAAGTAATGCTATGATGCAACAGCACGAGACGGCGATGCAACGCCAGGAAGCCTCTCTTGAGCAGCAGAACTtcatgatgcagcagatggaagctGCTAGGCAGGCTGCTGAGGACGCTTAGAGGCAGCATGTGGATGCTCTCCGTCAGTTAGGGGAGAATGCTGTTGGTGCTCAGATGCATGGTCCTCATCCCCAACCTCCACCCCCTGAATGGAGTTTGGAGGACTTCTTGAAGCACCACCCCgccaagtttgatggcaagacGAGTCCCGACCAGGTGGACCAGTGGATGAAGGATATGGAGCGCATCTTTGATGCCAAAAGGTGCCCCGATGAGAGCAGGCTTGCTTTCACTGTCTACATGCTCATAGGAGAGGCTGAGCATTGGTGGGCCAGCATGAGACTGGTGATGGAAGAGAAGCATGAGGATGTCACCTGGGAGGCCTTCAAGAGGAGGTTTCTTTCAGAGTTTTTCCCTGATAGCGTGAGGTACgctaaggaggtggagttcctccagctGACGCAGGGGAACAAATCAGTAGTAGAGTAAGCCGAGAGGTTCAAGCATCTGGGGCGTTTCTACACCATGccgctcgatgaggagtggtGCTGCAGGAAGTTTGAAAATGGTCTCAGAGGAGACCTTCGGTTGATGGTGGCCCCgctgtccatcaaggactttgcggcCTTGGTGGAAAAGGCCAGGGTCATGGAGCGTATGAAGGTAGAGGTGGAAGCCCAACAACAACCACAACAGAAAGTTagcggaccatctgggtccaggccaCGAGTTGAAGAGAAGAGGAAGCCATATGCTAGACCTCACCCACAGCCACAGGGGTCTAGAGGTTTTTCTTCCCCGCCCAGCAGGATCTAGTGTCATCATTGCGGGGGCCGCATGGGAAGAATTTCTGCCCGCAGCTATCAGGTTTTCGCATGTGCAACCATTGTGGCAGGGAGGGCCACTTTGGTAGAGATTGTCCTACTCTGAGGAGGACAGTGGCACGACCCTCACCACAGACTCCGAGCCAGACTTCGGGGCAGTCTCAGCAGAGGAAGGGAGGCGGCAGGCCTCAGGCTACAGGTAGGGTTTTTGCGATGACCGGGTCAGAGGCAacaggttcaggtaaccttgtgattggttgttgtgtgatatCTGGCAAGTCTTGTTGCGTGCTttttgattctggagcgacacactcatttGTGTCAGAGTCTTGTATGCGAaagttgggtctgccggtgtgtgaGCTACCGTTTGACCTCGTGGTATCTACCCCGGCGTCTGGGTTGGTTAGGACTTCCTCTGTGTGTGCTAGATGTCCAGTTGAGGTAGAGGGGCGCGTATACATAGTCAATCTCATATGCCTCCCTCTGCAAGGACTTgatgtgatcttgggaatggattggctctctgccaatcatGTTCTCATAAACTGTCGGGAGAAGAAGCTGTTGTTCTccaactcagaggagcctgagttgttgtCTTCTCATGGGGTTATGAAGGAAATCTAGGGTGGCGCACAGTGCTTTATGGTCTTTGCCAGGATAGAGGTTGAGAAGGAAGAGAGGATCACCGCGATACCTGTGGTCAGGGAATTTGAGGATGTGTTCCCCGAAGAGGTACCAGGTCTGCCTCCGAGGAGAGAAGTTGAGTTCTccatagacttggtaccaggagCTGGCCCCGTGTCGATAGCTCCTTACTGCATGGCCCCAGCGTAGTTGGTGGAGTtaaagaaacagatagaagGACTGCTAGAGAAACAGTTTATACGACTGAGTGCTTCGCCGTGGGGAGCGCCTGTCTTGTTGGTAAAAAAGAAGGATGGCAGCTCAAGGttgtgtgtggactataggCAGCTGAACAAGCTGACTATCAAAAATAAGTATCCTTTGCCAagaatagatgatttgatggatcaactACATGGGGCGTCGGTGTTCTCCAtagggatggcaaaatgggCCTGGCCCGATGGGCCGGCCCGCCAGCCCGACTGAAAAAGTATGGGCCGGGCCACGAATTTCAGCCCGCCAGCCCATGACAGCCCGGCCCGTCAAGCCCGCTGGCCCGTCGGGCCAGCccgcgggccaaaacgggccagcccgcggGCCGTAAGACAAAAATAGGCggaaaaagtaaattaatattttattttctttgggtatttttaatttttattttcatgttggTGTTTGAAATGCAAAGATAAAACGGTAAAGGCATTGGGTtctgcacacacacacactctcacTTGACAATTCACAATTTCAAATGTTTCCTTTTGTGTTGACTTTTTACTGTTGTAACTTGTATCTTTGGTTGTGTTACATAACAGACCACCCTGACTATTATTATAGTCACTGCGCAggttattattgtattaatgCATATGTAGTACtattacatttatatacaaattaatgtagtcaactaaatttgaaatgaaaagatttaaaatctgattttgggcCACAAAATGAACATATCAGGAAAAGGATGGCGGGCCAGCCCGCCGGCCCGCCGGCCCGCCACCCCACGGGCCGGGCCCAAAAAACCAACCCGTTTTGCCTTGttgggccagcccggcccggcccATTTAAAACGGGCCAAAAACGGGctgggccaaaacgggccgggctggcccgttttgacacccctagttctccaagattgatctccggtcgggttatcatcagattttggtgAAGGCAGGAGATGTTGAGAAGACTGCTTTCAGATCCAGATACGGGCATTACGAGTATGTTGTCATGCCATTCGGTGTGACTAATGCCCCCgccttgttcatggactacatgaaccggatcttccgtccgtttctagataagtttgtcgtggtcttcatagacgacattctcaTCTACTCCAGGACGCATGAGGAACATGCCGAGCATCTGAGGATAGTGCTTGGTATCTTGAGGGAGAAACAACTGTTTGCCAAGTTGTCAAAGTGCGACTTCTGGTTGAGGGAGGTGCAGTTCTTGGGGCACGTGATATCAGCTCAGGGTATAGCTGTGGATCCAGCTAAGGTAGAGGCCGTGATACAGTGGGAATGTCCCAAATCAGTGACGGAGATTCGGAGCTTCGTGGGTTTGgctggctactataggagatttatAGAAGGGTTCTCCAAAATAGTGGCACCCTTGACACAGCTAACCAGGAAGGACCAACCGTTTGCATGGACGGATAGGTGTGAGGAGAGCTTCAGGGAGCTTAAGCAGAGGCTGACGAGTGCTCCAGTGTTGGTCATTTCGGATgtgagtaaaccctttgaggtttactgtgatgcctctcatcagggtcttgggtgtgtcttgatgcaagagagGAAGGTGGTGGCCTATGCTTCAAGACAGCTGAAagttcatgagaagaactatccTACTCATGATCTCGAGTTAGCCGTAGTGGTCTTTGCTTTAAAAATTTGGAGGCACTACCTGTATGGTGCGCAGTTCCGTGTGTTTAGTGACCACAAGAGTTTGAAGTACCTCTTTGATCAGAAAGAGTAaaatatgaggcagaggcggtGGATAGAGTTTTTAAAGGACTACAACTTCGAGCTTCTCTATCATCCAGGGAAAgcgaatgtggtggcagacgcattgagtaggaagacagtgCATGTGGCACACTTGATGATGAAAGAGTTAGAGTTGCTTGAGAGTTTCAGAGACATGAAGCTACAGTTTGAGTTGGAGCCGAaattcattaggtgtagtaccttggttatatctagtgacttcctgGGCTTAATCAGGGAGAGGCAAGCAAGGGATGTTAGTCTACAGAAGGTAAAAGAACTACTGGGATCAGATCAGGCTAAGGAGTTTGCCTTGGGCAGTGATGGTGTGTTGAGATTCAGAGGCAGGGTTTGTGTACCAGAAGATGCTGAGTTGAGGAcgttgatccttgaggagggacacaagagtcgccttagtctgcaccctggcatgactaagatgtaccaagacctcaaggagaaCTTTTAGTGGCAAGGCATGAAGAAAGAGGTCGCACAGTTTGTATCCGCTTGCTTGACTTGTCAGAAGGCTATGGTGGAGCATCAGAAACCTGGTGGAATGCTTCAGCCCTTGGATATTCTAGTGTGGAAGTGGGACAACATAGCTATGAATTTTGTTACCCACTTGCCTCGCACTGTGAGAGGGcatgatgctatatgggtgGTGGTGGATCGGCTaaccaagagtgctcactttttggcAGTGAATCTCAGAATGTCTATGACCAAGTTGGCCCAGCTCTACATCCGTgagatagtgagacttcatggagtgCCTAGTAGCATAGTGTCTGACAGAGACCCCCGGTTCACTTCCAGGTTCTGGCAGGCACTACAGGAGGCTATGGGTAGCaggttgaggatgagttctgcttatcatcctcagacggatggcCAGTCGGAGAGGGTGATTCAGTCTTTAGAAGACTTGTTGAGGACCTGTATCTTGGACCACCTTGGCAGTTGGGATGAGGTGCTACCGCTAGTGGAGTTTACCTACAATAATAGTTACCAGGCGAGTATAGGGATGGCGCCTTATGAGGCTTTGTATGGGAGGAGATGTAGGACTCCCTTGTGTTGGTACCAGGATGGTGAGTCGATTTTGGTGGGACCTGAGTTGTTGCAACAAACTACAAAGAAGGTGCAGTTAGTGAGGGATAGGTTGCAAGCATCTCAGAGTCGGCAGAAGGCATATGCAGATCGGAGGAGAAGACCCCTAGAGTTTGAGGCTGGAGAGCATCTGTTCTTGAGAGTGACCCGAACCACTAGTGTGGGGAGGGctatccgctcaaggaagctgtCTCCTAGGTTCTTGGGTCCGTATCAGATCGTGAGGAGGATAGGGTCcgtggcttatgagattgcaTTACCACCCCAGTTGGCTAATCTACACCCAGTCTTCCATGTCTCACAACTACGGAAGTATGTTTTTGACccatcacatgtgttggaggcGGAGGATGTGGAAGTCAGGGAGGATTTTAATTAACTGATTGAATTGGTTGTTTTTGGATTTAATGCATAAATTCACTTGTTTCTTTTCTCTAAATGATTCaaacttaatatatttatatgatcCAATGATTTTGAGTTCTAATTGTTCATACATCATTGGAATTtatgtttgatatatttttatttcaaaatatacattGTAGATGAAAGCCTACAACCTAATGAGTAACatctatttattaaaaaaaaggttcaCAAAGGTTTCTAAAGTAAATAAAGAGAGCAATCAATGTAAACCCCTTTTTACAGTTATAATtctttgggcctggccttttcgtaggcccaaggccagcccaACTGTAGGACCCCTCATACCCCTTTTAGTTCATTCAGTATGCTCTTGTCTCCTTTTTCAGAAAACAGTTTCCTCCCCTCTCTTGTCTTCTGCtaggagctctgctagggcacgaTCTTCATCCACTTTCGAGCTAACGAAACCCATCTAGTGCCTTCTGGTAAGTTGAACTTCAGAGTCCTTTGGTCTATTCCCTCTTCTTTTTGCTGTTTGAGTGTGTTGGTTGGGTAGGGTTCCAAGTAATTACCTCGTATTGTCCTGGTTTTCACAGTTCACTATTCGAGTTCTTGGAGCTGTAGTACCTCTTGGTTCAGATCGGTTTGCTTTTGGTGCTCAAtatagaggtaagggaagctagactcATCGGTCCTAAGTTACTTTGGCTGTTTTTGGTcgattttatgtttatatgcgTGCATAGTATGTTTTATTGGATGAAATGGAGTTGCATGTGTATTTGGGCGTTGAGCTGAGTTGTTTCCGCCACTGCATGTGGGCTGACAGTGGTGAGATCtgttattctcgcccaagcgagctcgtctcgcctaggcgagagtatcagAATGATCATCCTGGTTCTGCCACGAGCACTCGCCTAGGCGGCCCAGTTTTCGTTTTGAGCGACGcatagtctcgctcaggcgagaaggtcttgcctgagcgagaattcgtgaAGC
Encoded here:
- the LOC114162909 gene encoding uncharacterized protein LOC114162909, giving the protein MPLDEEWCCRKFENGLRGDLRLMVAPLSIKDFAALVEKARVMERMKVEVEAQQQPQQKVSGPSGSRPRVEEKRKPYARPHPQPQGEGHFGRDCPTLRRTVARPSPQTPSQTSGQSQQRKGGGRPQATGRVFAMTGSEATGSGNLVIGCCVISGKSCCVLFDSGATHSFVSESCMRKLGLPVCELPFDLVVSTPASGLVRTSSVCARCPVEVEGRVYIVNLICLPLQGLDVILGMDWLSANHVLINCREKKLLFSNSEEPELLSSHGVMKEI